The Moorella glycerini genomic interval GTTGCTCAAGTAAAGCCTGGAGATGCTGTTCCCGTCCTTCGAGGACTTCCAGTAGTAAATCACCCATTTCCTGAACCATGGCGATACCGCGGGCCAGTTGTTCTACGCGGGCAGATTCATCTTTAAGGCTTATGGATATGGCACATTGAACCAGTTCATCGACACGCTGCAGGATTGCATTTTCCAGCCGGTTATCGCGCAATCTCCCCACCTCCTGGCAGCTCTTCCTCCCATCAATATATGCGGCCAGGTTACCGGCAAGAACTGCAGGCCAGTAAAAAAACCCGGGGTGCAAACCCGGGGTCAAAATTTATTCCGCCTTGGGCCGGGGGTAAAGACCGGCTTCCTTGACGATGGTAGGGATGATCTCTTCCCACATCACGGCCATGATATGCACACCGGCTACCCCTTCAATGGTCTGGAGGTGTTTAATCTGTTCGACACAGATGGCCACCCCTTCGGCCCTGGGGTCGGCAGCTTTTTCCATGCGGCTGACAATTTCATCGGGAACGATCATCCCGGCTACCGACTGCTGCATATATTTAGCGGCTTTAGCCGACTTCAGGGGCATGACGCCGGCAATGATATGGGCTTTTTTGTGCAGGCCCCTTTCGCGGACCATAGCCATAAAGCGCTCGAAGCGTTCCATATCAAAGATGCACTGGGTCTGGATGAAGTCGGCGCCGGCGTTGATTTTCTTTTCCAGCCGCAAGACCCGGAACTCAAAGGGATCGGCGAAGGGATTGGCGGCGGCGCCGATGAAAAACCGCGGTTCATTTCCCTTCAGTTCTTCCCCGCAGGCAAATTTTTTCTCGTCCCGGAGGTCCTTGACGATTTTAATGAGCTGCAGGGAGTCCACATCATGGACGTTTTTGGCCGTCGGGTGGTTGCCAAAGGACTGGTGATCCCCCGACAGGCAGAGGACGTTGCGCATGCCCAGGCTATAGGCCCCCAGGAGGTCGCTCTGCAGGGCGATGCGGTTGCGGTCCCGGACCGTCATCTGGATAATAGGCTCGCCCCCTGCCTGGAGGACGTGGACACCGGCAGCAATACTCGAGAGGCGGACAATGGCCGTCTGGTTGTCCGTCAGGTTCATGGCATCAACATAGTCTTTTAACAGGGCGGTATGTTTTTGGATGCCCTCGGGGTTGGCGTGTTTGGGCGGGCCGATCTCACCGCTGACCACAAAATGACCCTGAGAAAGGAGTTTTTCCAGTTTGCTTTCTGTTTTCATGCCAGCCTCACATCCTCTCGTACCACTTTCCGGGGACCGCCGTCCCGGGACTTGGACCAGTCCTTGGGTGGCTGGATTTCCATGAGGAGATCCAGTTTACCCAGGGCCTGCATCCGGTCGTAGATGAGCTGCCAGGCACAGGGGGTTTCCGGGTTAACCTCACACTTTCCATTCTGGGAACCGCCGCAGGGCCCGTTTAAAATGCTCTTGGAGCAGCGGATGATGGGGCAAATACCCCCGGTTTTATAGAGGATACATTCACCGCAGAGGCCGCAGCGCTCTTCCCAGACGCCGTGCTCAACGGTGCCGCCGGCGAACTTGGTGTTTAAGGCCGGTACCACCCATTTATTATAGCGTTCGGCCAGGAACTGCACGCCGACACCGCAGGCCAGGGAAACGATGGCCTCGACATCGTCGGTAACGTATTTTTCCAGCATATCCACGTATTCAGGGTCACACTGGCGGGTCAGGGTAACCTCCACCGTTTCCAGGGGGTTGCCTTCCTTTTGCCTCAGCAGCCGCAAAGCGGCGGCCAGGATCCCGGTTTCCTTTTCCCCGCCGGCCAGGCAAACGGTCACGCAGCCGCCGCAACCGACTACCAGCACCTTTCTGGCCCCTTGAATCAACCCGGCAACTTCGGCCAGGGGTTTACTTTCGGCGATAATCATTCCTGCTCACCTGCTTTCGTCGAATTTACAGCCTCCCGGCCGTCCTCTCCATGCCCGGAGGGAGCATAACTTTTGTTTAACGGGCTGGGACCCAATTTGCGGATACGCTCGGTAAACTCCCGGGCAATTTCTGCAAAACGCGGTCCCATGGCCGCCGAGAGGTTGTACATCTCCAGGCGCTCGCCGCCGATGCCGATCTCGTCCAGGATTTTTTTCGCCTGCTGGACCCGGCGTTTGGCCCGGAAATTCCCCTTCAGGAAGTGGCAGTCTCCTTCCATGCAGCCCAGGACATAGACGCCGTCGGCACCGTCTTCGAAGGCTTCCAGCAGGACCCGGACGTCGGTTTTCCCGGAACAGGGCATCTCAATTACCCGGATGTTGGCCGGGTACTGCAGGCGCAGGGATCCGGCCAGGTCGGCGGCTGAATAGGCACAGTAGAAGCAACAAAAGGCTATAATTTTGGGCTCGAAGTCCTGCAATCGACTTACACCTCCCCGAAGAGGCCGGCCACCTTGGCCAGCAGCTGGTCGTCTTTATAGAACTGGAGCTGGATGGCCTTGGCCGGGCATTCACCGGCGCAAGTGCCGCAGCCCATACACTGGACGGCATTGATCTCGGCCACGTTGCGCTCATTAATGCGCGGGACGCTATAGGGGCAGACCCGGACGCAGGTCAGGCAGGCAGCGCACTTGTTTGCATCGACCACGGCTACCACGCCGCCTACCATCAGGTTTTCCCGGCTCAAAATGGTACAGGCCCGGGCCACGGCACCTTCGGCCTGGGCAATGGCTTCACTGGCGAATTTAGGCGCATGACCGGCACCGCAGAGGAAAATCCCGGCCGAGGGAAAGTCAATGGGCGCCAGCTTGGCATGGGTCTCGACATAGAATTTATCTTCATTTAAAGGCAGTTTCAGCATGGTAGCCAGTTTTTCCACCCCATCCGG includes:
- a CDS encoding methylenetetrahydrofolate reductase → MKTESKLEKLLSQGHFVVSGEIGPPKHANPEGIQKHTALLKDYVDAMNLTDNQTAIVRLSSIAAGVHVLQAGGEPIIQMTVRDRNRIALQSDLLGAYSLGMRNVLCLSGDHQSFGNHPTAKNVHDVDSLQLIKIVKDLRDEKKFACGEELKGNEPRFFIGAAANPFADPFEFRVLRLEKKINAGADFIQTQCIFDMERFERFMAMVRERGLHKKAHIIAGVMPLKSAKAAKYMQQSVAGMIVPDEIVSRMEKAADPRAEGVAICVEQIKHLQTIEGVAGVHIMAVMWEEIIPTIVKEAGLYPRPKAE
- a CDS encoding methylenetetrahydrofolate reductase C-terminal domain-containing protein → MIIAESKPLAEVAGLIQGARKVLVVGCGGCVTVCLAGGEKETGILAAALRLLRQKEGNPLETVEVTLTRQCDPEYVDMLEKYVTDDVEAIVSLACGVGVQFLAERYNKWVVPALNTKFAGGTVEHGVWEERCGLCGECILYKTGGICPIIRCSKSILNGPCGGSQNGKCEVNPETPCAWQLIYDRMQALGKLDLLMEIQPPKDWSKSRDGGPRKVVREDVRLA
- a CDS encoding hydrogenase iron-sulfur subunit — protein: MQDFEPKIIAFCCFYCAYSAADLAGSLRLQYPANIRVIEMPCSGKTDVRVLLEAFEDGADGVYVLGCMEGDCHFLKGNFRAKRRVQQAKKILDEIGIGGERLEMYNLSAAMGPRFAEIAREFTERIRKLGPSPLNKSYAPSGHGEDGREAVNSTKAGEQE